Part of the Anopheles gambiae chromosome 3, idAnoGambNW_F1_1, whole genome shotgun sequence genome is shown below.
ATAATGCTAGACAGTGTGATCGGAGCTTACGCAATGTAGATTGCGATCTCGATTACAGCATAGCAACATAGCTCCTCGACAAGCGAATATTAATTGTCTATTGTTTACCTATACACGTGCTATCCGCGATAATAGTGCTTTACGCGTTGCGTACTGTCTGGAGTGTGTTGGTTAATTGCATTGTGTGTTTCTCTCCTTTTTGTTCTCTCCCCAATTATTATAGAAAAGTGCCTTACCGTCTGCACGGGAAGACGGTGCATTGAAGCAGGAGGCACGCTCCGTCTCCCAACAGCTGACGGCGGGTGATGGGAAGTTTGCGGAAGTTCCACTAGCCAGCCAAGAGTCGACCGATGACGGCAGCAAGGGCAGCTCGGAGAATGCCGGCAAGGTTGAGCAGTCGGCCCTGGAGATCAAGCAGAATGTGAAGGTGAAAGCGCGACAGGCGCGCGAAAGCTCGCTGAAGAACACGTTCGGCTGGACGCGCATCGACATCCTCACGATGCTGGTGGTGTGCATTTTCATGGCGTCGTTCTGCTTTTCCACAATCATCGAGGCACTTCAGACGCTGTCTCACATCCATCATCAGGATGCGATGCACTTCCCGGCCCACATTCTCGTGCTGGGCGCGATGGGTTTGATACTGAACGGGTTCTGCTATCTGCTGATCGGTGGCTACACGTACCATCAGGGCAGCTTCCTGTACATCACGGCTAGCGGAAATGTGATCCTAGATCACGTCATCACCGGGGACGGTGTGCGAAAGGGTGATCGACGGCTTTCCGGATCACGCAAACAGGTGTCTCCTTCGCAGATGCGCGAACAATCGAAGCGACAGAGTGTTCGAGAGCTGATGAGGGATATTTGCAGTAAGTTACTGTTTGCAGAGGATCTATTAATTCAACCCATTAACTCAATGGTTTATTCTTACAGGTACTGTGATTGTCATTATCTGCTCGGTGATCGTGTACTATACTACTGAGGAAACATCCAAGTTTGTAGATCCCGCTCTTTCGATAGTGTCCTGCATCATTTTGCTCACCCTAAGCTACCCTTACAGTAAGTTCTTTttcaaaatcattaaaaaaaatcaatacttcTTCTAATCAAAATGTTTCACTACCTCCACCCAATAGTGAAAGAATCGGGCATGATTCTGCTGCAAACCATCCCCGATACGATCGATATAGAAATCTTCAAGAAGACGCTGCTTGATGGCTTCAAGGATATTGTCAGTGTGCATGATCTTCATATTTGGCAGCTAAGCGGAAACCAGTACGTCTCAACGGTGCACATCATCTTTGACAACCCAAAGGTAGGCTGCGTCGATCTTTTTAGGAACTACAATGTATTTTACTTTAAACTTGATTCTCTCTATTTGATTGCAGGTGTACTTAAAGATCCACAATGATGTGATAGAGTTCTTCCACGAGCAGGGCATCAATCAGGTTACCATTCAGCCGGAGTTTAAGGTGACGGACGAAAAGCGTACCCTAGGCAGTGGTACGGAGTGCTGCTTGATCCAGTGCCGAACGATTGCCCAGTGCGCTAGCCGTACGTGCTGTGATACGCTGTCCCAGGAGGCGGCGGCCAAGCAGGCCTTGCTGACGGAAGTTGTCGATTTGCCGCGGGAAGAGAGTAAAGTTGAGTCGGAAGGCAAGGAAGATATACAGATGAGTTCAATGTCGGCAGTGCAATCATCCAGTGAGGTTAGTACCTCCGGCCAAGTGGCTCCAGAGCCCAACAAGTCAATGACCTGTGAAGAGAGTGAAATAACGCTGGACGATACCGCTCAAGCCACTCCAGATGATAGTCCACTAGACGATACCGCTCAAACAAAAGCTGAGAAGAGCACCGTCTCAGCCACAGTACAAATAAGCCCAGTTAAGACTGAATGCGAGCAGGTGGCGCAGGTAGACGGTGATAAGAGCACATGAAGAGGTATAGTACATACGCGCGGGAATTACAGTAGAAAAGAATGCCAGTATACACTTGACGGTAATCTCGTCAGGAACAGTTCAATcgtattttaatttgaaaacgTTTACTAGGGTAAGTTGGTGAGTGTAGAGAGCGGAGTGTGCGAAACGTTTTGCACCAAACCGTCCGCTCAGTGATCGAGCGGACTGCCATATCGCTTACTACGCTTGGTAAAGTGAGCAAAGATGTCGAATTGGTTGTGCCTTGTGAATGTATTTTAGCTGCATTTTACTTTGTTAGCGTTAAGATACATCAATACATACTGATAAATgtagcaaaacacaaacaacggGTACGGTTACCTTTATCTACGGTGAAAGAAAGAAGTATATATTAGTGTtgggtcatacgattcatttcacgacccgacccggagtcgggtgcaagccagtcggaatcgattccgacccgtgggtgcagcggGTGCGCTAGGTCGGAGTAGGAATCAAAACCGACCCGCGGGTGCaatgagttcgggtcgacccgaaagatcagtaggtgcgagaaagcataagcgactccgacccgttggtgcactccgactccgacccgtcgctgcaccctcgggtcaaactgaacctagcgtgacccgacccgacccgaactcgttgcaccaacgggtcggagtcgcttatgctttctcgcacttaccggagtcgttgcacccactgaacctacttgtacctttcgggtcgacccgaacgactccgggtcgtttacggatggctccgacccgataggttcgggtcgacccgcccatcactagtataTATACAGCGGTACCGTACCGCAACCGCATTCGAGCTGTTATTGAAACAATCGAGCAATATCGGTGTGTTGcgcattgcatactttcaggcgttcATGGGGCATTTTTGAAAACTAGCGATTTTGCTACCAAAATTTATCCGTCGGTTTGAAGTTAAAAGTGTGAATTGCTTTTCGCGTAAAGCATCGCTAGAGCGAGTGTACGGtgcattaaaattaatgtttcattttgcaGCTGGCTTGCCAACTTGCCCAAGCTGGGGGTGGAATTTATTCTACCGTTGTCTCGGTTCGGTACACAGCTACCGTCaaaagcactgcaaaccatgcccAACCACTTTTCCCGGTTTGGCTGCATAATGAGCTGACTGAGCTTCTGCCGCAGACTTGATCaatcccgtgtgtgtgtttgtgtgtgtgtgtgtgtgtgtgagagagagagagcgggggAATAAAACTTTCCACCAGATGCTCCACCCAGCATGTTCTAAGCGGGCTCTGGGCTGGTCTAATTGCTCAATTATGTAGCGCAAAGGGCTTTTTTTACGGAAAGGGTAATTGAAAGCTTACCTTTTGGGTGCGATATGGGTGCGCTGCGGTGATTGGAAAACATCCCGCCAACGGGCTAGAATCACCCACGGGGTGGAAAAACATGGTTTCGCTTTCGGTTTTCTACGTACGGATGGGCTACGGCTGGGCCATATTGGGCGCTACCGTGAGGTTATTGAAGTGCCGGGCTAGCTCTTTCAGCGAGAAAACAGTCGGGTCTATAAATTGCTCCCCGCTTCCACTTCACCGACGGCAGACGTGTTCTTATTTGGTGCATTTGGTGGGTGGCGGTAGAGTTTAGAACGATAGCGAAAAAGAACGCCCGGGGCTAGTGCACACGAATGCACACGCGAAGAAGCGGTGAACCCGTTAACGGTTATTGCGCTGTTTTTCGCCATCCGAAGGCAGACCGAGTGAACCCAGCTGAAAGTTGGGTggaagtttattttttctccttgTGATGCTGTTCACCAAAAACTTCCCAAATACACCAGacagcacagacacacacacaaacgtggTTTGACTTTTGACGCTATTGCAGCATGGACGTTCGAGATGCGATCGTTTGATGGGATGCAATTTCGCCGTCCCCCACAAACTGCAGGTGCATATGGTTTTGCCAGTGCACGTCGATTGCTTGCGATGCTGTCGGCGCCACGTTCACGGGTCACAGTGGGTACGAAGGTTCACAAACGATAGCCCATTTATGGTAACGGGGATATTAAAATAAGCTTTTATGGGTAGTGATACAGTTTGCTTTAAGCATTGCGTTGCGTTTAACCTGAACGTTGACATTTTAAAGAGCATTAGATGGAGCGGGATTGATAGTTGGGGTGGAGTTAATAGTCAGTTAATTCGTATTTAATATAACGATGCTATGTGACTATGGTTTGAGCATAACGCTACAGGTCGGGTTTAATCAATGTGCATGGCGTTATCATACTACCCTAAAGCTTTCCCTAGAACTAAGCAAATACTAAACACAGCACTTACTATTTGACCAACGCGCAATGCAGTATAGTAATAATTTACAAGTATTATTGCACTGCTGAAATGATATAGTTCGTGGAAAACGTAATAAATCATACGTATCTGCATCAATCGGTACGCATGAATTCGAGGAAGTACATTTACAACAGGTATGATTGAAGTATAATGCAAACAGACAGCATTCCTGCTCAACGTATCATCACAACagaataatttaaattgtgTATTGCTGTTTGTTAATGTTTGTGCGATAATATTCAACACGATTGTACGCCGCAACAATAAACAAGTATCATAGAAAAGTGATAAATTATAGACGAACCAAATGGATTAGCACGGCCAACAATAATTAACGCAACAATTcacataaaaaatgataaGAGGAGGACAATTTCCAACATGAAGCACCACACAAATCGAACGTTTCGCGCACCCGTGATGATCAATTATTGCTATGAATATTCAATTGCTATTTCCCTTACACTACATTAAACACAGTGACGCACCGATATTGCACAAACGTCGATTGTATCGCAATCAATACTCAACCACAGGCTTGATGTTGAAAAAGGTATAGGGAAAAATGATCAAAATGCTGAGCAGAATATTaaacgaacacaaaaaacccaaatAGGAGCAAGCAGACAAAGATTAGCAAACATTACCCGCCTACccgcacagcagcaacagcatctgCCGGATGGCAAGTCGATGAAAAGTTTAATCGAGCACTAAATTGACACCTGTATTGATCGTTCGGGGAGGGGAAGAGATCGTTAAATGGCTGCGAAACTTTTCGTGCCATTTTTGTCTCGctgtttttcgcttttttccaAAGGCGGTTTTGCCTCGGTTTGCtgtgagaaaaaaacaggccAGCGCTACAGAGGCATCAGTACAATGCTGCTAAACGGTGAAAGTGAATATCGTGTCCATTTTCCCAACAAACCtcaacaaaaaagagctttcTCAACTCTCGTCCCTTTCCATAACCGAACTTGCGGTGTATTAATTATTCACGTCAATTTTCCCTCCAACagtaagcgcgcgcgcgtaccgTGGTTCTGTGCGTTGTGGGTCTGTGAGTGTGAACAGATGAAAGAAAAGCGTAGCACGTAGTTGGGAAATTGCGCACCCGGGATGTGGACACCGGCGGTCGTTTTTCGGCCCTACAATCGGGGCACTGACTGACGGGCTATCCAGGCTTTCGTCCCGGGTTTGAGGATGAGATTTAATCAATTTTTCGGGGATTTCAAAAACAGTGGGGGATTTTAGCCAGGATTGGATTGCAAATTGGTGAGTGTATCGGGAGGGGGGGATTGCGTTTGAGGTTCACGGTGATGTTGGTGAAAGATCAATTAAATCGGTTCTATATAGGctgtcttttttttgggaaagaaAAAGGTCTGTTTCAGATGTAGCAGGTTTTAATAAATTTGTGATTTATGTTTCTGAGCTAAAACTAAATCATGGTGAAAATTAGGGATTTATAGCCTTAGGGAAGAGTTAAACAGCTAAATTAAAGTATAAGAAACAATCTAGGCATACTCCAACTCGatcaatttaataaatttactgTTACATCGAAGATCAAATTCACGGGACGTTCGTTTTGTAGAGTCTCCAGACACTCTGGCACTGATTCGATTGCGCGTTCCGGTGCAGAAATCACGGCCCAGTGACAATCAACGCCTTAATGCGATTGAAGTGAAGATCGCAACACACATCAAAACCTATCCAACCTGTCAGAAAACGGATGAAGGTACCCAACAGGGAACATCAATCTGGGATTGgctctgcacacacacgcacacgttgGCGCCTGCGTGGGCTCACAACGAACGTGAAACGCGAAGGATTGTGAGGATTTGTTGCAGTGAGCCTTATATCACGGTAAACAGATCACGTACGACAGTTATTGTTACAGCACGGTTCCTTTACCACGGTGGTTGGAAAGACAGCCCCGATTGATTGGTTGTTGGGTAGTAATCATCCTCTCCTGCTCTCGGTGGAGTACGTACCTTCGATTCGATGAAGCACAAGTTTATGACTGCTCGTTTGTGTCAAGCTTACAATCGTGCTTAGATGTACGGAGAAGTTTAGTCCGACTTGCCGTAATGTTGTAGTGGCGTATAAATGCTGCAAGATCCATCACTGATAAGCATCGGCAGCAGGTTCGGGGGTGGTATTTGTACGTCCAAAGCCACCTTCTCTCGCAGAGAAATTAGAGCACAATTGGGGTGCATAACTCAACTGTCGCCCTCCCGTATCGGCTCTGGTGGGGGAGCATTGTGTCTTTAGGCACACATTAGACGGTACAGCCATCGAGGTCCCTGTGACCTTTTGCAAGTGTCCTCGTGTAAGCTCTCCCCCTCAGGGGAGAAATTCAAATTGTTTCGGTCGATTGAAAATTTACACCGCAAAACTGGAAATGTGTTCGATTCCTGGGATTACTTGCCTGCTGGGCGTAGTACAACAATTGCGCTCGACGTACCGACGCACCTTGAGTATACACTCCCGCACGTCGTTGaggaataaataaaagaaaagcccTCCCATTCCCATCGGAATCGGATTACGTATTCATGAAAACAGTCATTCGTTTTACTTTAGCTTCAAAGAAAATCCAATAAGCAGGGACAGGACCGGCAGCACTTCCAGGGACATTTGTTTTACAAGAATAACATTCACGAAACCTTACATGATTCCTTGCCGTCTGTTACTTCTATCAAACACTCTCTGTAAGCTCTTGTACGCACTCTTTAAAGCAGCCGGCCAGCTTCATCAGCTTCGTTCATTATCGTTAAGTCACCGGGCAATAAGTGACAGGGGcacgcaaaaagaaaaacgaagtTGAGCTGCTTTTCCAATAATTAAAAGCACGCACCAGCACAGCTTTGGTATTGGGCCCGTCAACGACAAGCTTAATGAGTGCTGCTCGGTCGAAGCTGAACGTCCTTGGACGCCTTGTGACGCGAAATTGCTGCAGAAAATCCATCACCGGCGCGAGAGTGGCGAAGAAGCAGGCAAAAAATTGAACCATAAAATGAACCGTCTTAAAACGTTTACCTATCGAAATTGGATTATTCTCTTCGTTTCTTTCGTGCGCCATTTTCAGACCAAATAACAAACGCCGGTTTTCACTTAAATTAAGAAAACAATTTCCGATTAAAGATGTATTTTGTCGGAATTATTTCGGAAACAGCTGCAATTTGTCGATGGGTGTGAAATGTGCCTATTACGATCGGGCAATGCGTTCCCTTTGCGCCATGCGTGACCTCGTTAGTGTCCCAGGGGGAAAAGAGGTGGGTGTTTCTCTcgaataacaataaaacacgCAAACAACCAGAATAGCATCCAGCCTAGCAGCCCatcaataatgataatgaaCATGGAGGATTAACGAAATATTGAGCACGCCAGATTTACCCGCATTCTGCGTGATTTTTCGCCACCCCTCGCCAGcgaagagacagagagagagagagatgctgCGGGTTTTGTtgggaaaacaaattaataatcATAGCTTTTCCGGCTCTCAGTGTACGTCGAGGCTTTGGAGCTgcttaatgaaaaaaatcaacccGTAATTGGAAGATAATTGGCTGTTTTAGTTGAATTTGCTGTGCGCCCACCGCTGGAAGGTCGTTGATTGAAGCGGAACTTTTTTCCCGGGCGCGTTGGCGTTGAAGGTGGTGGATCAGGTTGAAATGGCACGGAGCAAAATGCTTTAATGTGCAGGGAAGTGGAAGTGGTGATGGTAGTGTAATTAAGCTTTCGGTAAAGTCCTCCGGAAGGAAGCCGGAAAGCTGCTTAGTTAAGTGCTTTAATGCGGGTGGCGGTGTTTATTGAAGTGTTACGGACGATGGGAGAAGGTAAACGATTAGCTTATTGAATCGCCTTTCATGGCGGATTAGTGTGAATGGTTTGCTTAGAAAATACTGCGCTAAATGGAATGTGTAAATTGTGTTTCAAGTGAGTCTAAGGATGGATCGATAGTCGGCCAAATTCAATCAGGAAACAGTAACAATTGCTTAACAATGCAATGATGTGCTGCGTTTTGCGGTACTATGAGAACATATGCTGTAtagattgcatacatttaggcgaaatagaaaaacaacGCCCACAGTGTATGCAAACCGCATCACAGCATgttcttcctttctttatTGAGAGCTTAAATAGTATCATGAAACAATGGCGAGTCCTCAGCGTGTTATGACGTGGAAGGATCTTCTCccattctttgttttgttgttctaaCACCtgacaaaaatcaacaatcctaaataaatatttaaaatatctcCTTTTGTGTCCAGTTCCCCTACTACCCAATTGCAGCACCCATTTCCAAATGTTCTAATATCGATTATCCTTCTATTGGAAACTCTCCCTAACACGCCGTTATCGTACCTGCAGCCACTTTAGGTTTCGATGCCTGCAACTTAAAACTTTCTCTTCCGAGCTGCGGTCAAGGAAGCCCCTTTGCTCTCCCCCTCCTGCTGGGTAGTGTGGGCTTTTTTGGTTAGGTTTTGCGATGTTGTTCTACTTTTCAACACTCTCCGGACGCAACGAAGAAACCATCCTGCAAAGCAACTAAATTCTATAGAGAAACTCCTTTGTGCAAGttggtgatttttttctttttatttttcgggAGGGAGGAGGTGTAAAAAACCGCAGCTAAAATAGAACCGGAGCGGCAAAACCGAACGGATATTGGATCGAATTCCGGTTTCGATAAACTACCGGGGCGACGCTCGGGGTTTTGACGGTGCTGGCGCCGGTTTGCGGTGGTGCAGGTTTTGTGTGAGCCAAAGTGTTCGTGTTTTTTGGGTGAGTTTGGAAAATCCACATACACGAACGTACACCCGCATCGCTGGCTTTGCGCCTCTCGCCTATCGGAGCGCCTCGATAGCGTGGCTTATAATGGCATTCACTTTATGCTGTGCGCTTTGCACGGTTGGAAGAATGCACGGTGGGGTTAAAGAGGAAGTTTCCGTAATCCGAGCATGAAGTTTCTTCCCAAACGGTGTGAAGGTGTGTTGCGAACTGCCGGAGAGGCTTACCTGCCGAGCGAAATGGTGTTGAAAATTCGCTGTCAATACTTTGGCCGGGAAGCTGCATCTTGTTCTCGATTAATCCTTTACTTGCGGATAGCCTTGTTTGGGATTTTGAGGTGTTTTATGGACATGGAGATACTTTGTTCGTTATCTACGGACACATCAAAATATATTGGACAGCTTTCGGAGTGCATTAGTCACTTGTGTTGGCGTTGTTATTGAAGATTATTCtctaaaaaaaagcattcgaATGTTCATAGTCAGAAGTACGAAGCATCAAACTCAACTAAAAGCATTCTTCAATAATCTATAATGAGCATTTCTTTTGTACATTTTACCGATCTGTTTCAAGAAATATAGTGATCATTCGGAGAACTATCGCCACTCGGTTATATCGCCTACAAAACCGGGATAAAACTATTTATAATCTGCCTCTAGACGCTCGTCGTTCAATACACCGATGGAAACAAAGAATGATCAAGCTTACCTCACTTGCATATGACTTTTCCAATAGCCGGCAGGACCTGAACAGTCCGTCTGACAACCAAACTGACAGACACTGGTGCTGGGCTGAAAGATTTTCCATTTTGTGATAAGGGTTCGATCGCCGGGTGGAACGatcggtggcagcagcaaacTTTTAAATAACTTTCTTCGGACTTCATCTCGTTGATGTGCCATTGTGTTCGATGCAGCATTGTTGCATCGATGcatggaaaagagcaaactGGATAAAGGAAACCACCGCCTGTGTGAAGGAGTGTGTGGCGTGGTAAAAACTTTCTGACTACTCGGGAAATCACCGGAAGTCACAGTGCCACTCTGGTCATTGTGGGAGCTGCAGCAGAAAGAAGTTCCACACTCTGTCCAGAAGTGGTTGCCCTTTTCGTAAGTTGATCCCCCTTGTCATCGAGTCAGGACATGGAGTCACTTTGCCGGGGCTTTTCGATTGAAAGAATGTCGATAAAACAAGTTTCAAGCTGCTGGATCCAACTTTGACGCCCTCGATGCACTTTTACTTCACCGTGCTCGGGTTGGTGGCGTACGTGCTGTACGGTTCATTTAAACTTGATGAACCGTACAGGGCAGGGCTCGGCATAAATTTGCTCCCTCTTTTCGGATGCGGATTTCGCAATCAGGTGATTTCATCCGATTGATTAAATAAGcaatacaaacaaatt
Proteins encoded:
- the LOC1278868 gene encoding calcium/manganese antiporter SLC30A10 codes for the protein MPMKEWIYRLQPVQLYIVLALSSIYFLVQLFLSHVSHSLVLLVASYHMLCNIIALTGCILTIKKSALPSAREDGALKQEARSVSQQLTAGDGKFAEVPLASQESTDDGSKGSSENAGKVEQSALEIKQNVKVKARQARESSLKNTFGWTRIDILTMLVVCIFMASFCFSTIIEALQTLSHIHHQDAMHFPAHILVLGAMGLILNGFCYLLIGGYTYHQGSFLYITASGNVILDHVITGDGVRKGDRRLSGSRKQVSPSQMREQSKRQSVRELMRDICSTVIVIICSVIVYYTTEETSKFVDPALSIVSCIILLTLSYPYMKESGMILLQTIPDTIDIEIFKKTLLDGFKDIVSVHDLHIWQLSGNQYVSTVHIIFDNPKVYLKIHNDVIEFFHEQGINQVTIQPEFKVTDEKRTLGSGTECCLIQCRTIAQCASRTCCDTLSQEAAAKQALLTEVVDLPREESKVESEGKEDIQMSSMSAVQSSSEVSTSGQVAPEPNKSMTCEESEITLDDTAQATPDDSPLDDTAQTKAEKSTVSATVQISPVKTECEQVAQVDGDKST